The following coding sequences are from one Melanotaenia boesemani isolate fMelBoe1 chromosome 17, fMelBoe1.pri, whole genome shotgun sequence window:
- the LOC121657164 gene encoding uncharacterized protein LOC121657164, with the protein MDETTSKRPISPPELASGKKKKVRYESQKLYDKKRGKTRINIGVAFTRWRQLRNNKGLKSDAELATFLLDRFEKGPQTSTPMKRGVWHADTISSIASSDTDEQGDKATSELAKADTTKPHGLAELEWSLTEMSIDDEQHVDEGAINDLRNSVIDWAGDAPLERPIQTEEMDIGDEEDMPSLSIKFGGALNQVPSLDKLPVIGLDETVHDLIPELDPVPETCTYSDSACDLRLPQVKTAEHIVGAKASIIYEECLRHLASFVTLPVQKCAKLKETGEVCQQCPPYRVHIKERGTASVLEWICADGHLVWQWVSQPVMKFGMQAGDFMLSTNILLSGNNYNKVALLFKFMNMGMVGRGTFFSIQDTYCVDTVKSYWMQKRAEAIAKLQRKDVVVLADGRNDTPGHCAQYCSYTAMENDTREIISVVTVDKRQTDRRSTVMEKEAFIRTVDQLMAEVKLVEICTDAHSQISAVMDPEKGRYKGHGINHSLDMWHGAKNLAKKIAAAAKIKEQSALLLWLKDIVNHFWWCCKKAENFEEFLILWVGIIHHVCNEHEWATGQCQHGLIEEAQKEWIENDSKVHEALVDIVLKKRWLKDIHKYLRFRSTADLESFHNHVLMYASKRFAFTPPVYEARVILAALDYNFHLGRPTRQRADGSNMYTRIFRKNAKRYSVYALKTPKTYGYIQALQTEVVKCRLEADKGMPRTRTLRPDDPRKLGRLPPVPPPSVEELVQTQVKRGLGPEFNTNPPSV; encoded by the exons ATGGATGAAACCACTTCAAAGCGACCAATATCACCGCCAGAGTTAGCTTCtggtaagaagaaaaaagtacgcTACGAGTCACAAAAGCTATATGACAAGAAGCGTGGGAAAACTAGAATAAATATCGGCGTCGCCTTCACGCGCTGGAGACAGCTTCGTAACAACAAAGGACTGAAGTCTGACGCAGAGTTGGCAACATTTCTTCTCGACCG atttgAAAAAGGTCCTCAAACATCAACGCCAATGAAGAGAGGTGTTTGGCACGCAGACACCATATCAAGCATTGCATCAAGTGATACAGACGA GCAAGGAGACAAGGCAACATCGGAACTTGCAAAAGCAGACACAACAAAGCCTCATGGATTGGCTGAACTTGAATGGAG CCTAACTGAGATGAGCATTGATGATGAACAACATGTTGATGAAGGAGCCATCAATGATCTGAGAAATAGCGT AATTGACTGGGCTGGTGACGCTCCCCTTGAAAGGCCTATACAAACGGAGGAAATGGACATCGGAGATGAAGAGGATATGCCCTCACTTTCTATCAA ATTCGGAGGCGCTTTGAATCAGGTTCCATCCCTCGACAAACTTCCAGTAATTGGTTTGGATGAGACGGTGCATGACTTGATCCCAGAACTGGATCCTGTTCCAGAGACGTGCACATACAGTGACTCGGCATGTGATCTCAGGCTCCCCCAAGTAAAGACGGCAGAACATATTGTAGGAGCTAAAGCGTCCATCATTTATGAGGAATGCTTGAGGCACCTGGCTTCTTTTGTAACTTTGCCAGTTCAAAAGTGTGCCAAATTGAAAGAGACGGGTGAAGTATGTCAGCAGTGCCCACCATACAGAGTCCACATCAAAGAGAGAGGCACAGCAAGTGTTTTAGAATGG aTCTGTGCTGATGGACATCTTGTGTGGCAATGGGTTTCACAGCCTGTAATGAAATTTGGGATGCAGGCTGGTGACTTCATGCTTTCAACAAACATCTTGTTGTCTGGAAACAATTACAACAAAGTAGCACTACTCTTCAAGTTCATGAACATGGGAATGGTTGGAAGAGGAACATTCTTTTCCATCCAAGACACATACTGTGTCGACACAGTTAAAAGTTACTGGATGCAGAAAAGGGCTGAAGCCATAGCtaaactgcagagaaaagatGTTGTGGTCCTTG CTGACGGGAGGAATGACACTCCAGGACATTGTGCACAATACTGCAGTTACACTGCAATGGAGAATGATACACGGGAGATCATCAGTGTTGTAACTGTAGATAAGAGACAGACCGACAGAAGATCAACTGTTATGGAAAAGGAGGCCTTCATTCGAACAGTTGATCAGCTTATGGCTGAGGTGAAGCTGGTGGAAATCTGTACAGATGCCCACTCACAGATTAGTGCTGTCATGG ATCCTGAAAAGGGGAGGTATAAGGGACATGGAATAAATCACAGTCTTGACATGTGGCATGGAGCTAAAAACCTGGCCAAAAAAATCGCTGCA GCTGCCAAGATAAAGGAACAGTCGGCTCTACTACTATGGCTAAAGGACATTGTAAATCACTTTTGGTGGTGTtgcaaaaaagcagaaaactttGAAGAGTTCTTG ataCTGTGGGTTGGAATAATCCACCACGTATGCAATGAGCATGAGTGGGCAACTGGCCAGTGTCAACATGGTCTAATAGAGGAAGCCCAAAAGGAGTGGATAGAGAATGATTCAAAGGTTCATGAGGCGCTTGTGGATATTGTTCTGAAGAAGCGGTGGCTGAAGGATATCCATAAGTACTTGCGTTTTAG ATCTACAGCTGACTTGGAGAGTTTTCACAACCACGTCCTCATGTATGCAAGCAAGCGTTTTGCTTTCACTCCTCCAGTCTATGAAGCCCGTGTTATTCTGGCTGCCCTGGACTACAATTTCCATCTTGGTCGGCCAACAAGACAGAGAGCAGATGGCTCCAACAT GTACACAcggattttcagaaaaaatgcaaaacgTTATAGCGTTTATGCATTGAAGACACCAAAAACATATGGCTACATTCAAGCGCTGCAGACTGAGGTGGTGAAGTGTAGATTGGAAGCAGATAAAGGCATGCCAAGAACACGGACACTGAGGCCAGATGATCCACGCAAGCTCGGTCGACTTCCACCTGTACCTCCCCCATCCGTTGAAGAACTTGTACAAACACAAGTGAAAAGGGGTCTCG GTCCAGAATTCAACACCAATCCTCCTTCTGTATAA
- the LOC121657169 gene encoding uncharacterized protein LOC121657169, which yields MDETTSKRPISPPELASGKKKKVRYESQKLYDKKRGKTRINIGVAFTRWRQLRNNKGLKSDAELATFLLDRFEKGPQTSTPMKRGVWHADTISSIASSDTDEQGDKATSELAKADTTKPHGLAELEWSLTEMSIDDEQHVDEGAINDLRNSVIDWAGDAPLERPIQTEEMDIGDEEDMPSLSIKFGGALNQVPSLDKLPVIGLDETVHDLIPELDPVPETCTYSDSACDLRLPQVKTAEHIVGAKASIIYEECLRHLASFVTLPVQKCAKLKETGEVCQQCPPYRVHIKERGTASVLEWICADGHLVWQWVSQPVMKFGMQAGDFMLSTNILLSGNNYNKVALLFKFMNMGMVGRGTFFSIQDTYCVDTVKSYWMQKRAEAIAKLQRKDVVVLADGRNDTPGHCAQYCSYTAMENDTREIISVVTVDKRQTDRRSTVMEKEAFIRTVDQLMAEVKLVEICTDAHSQISAVMDPEKGRYKGHGINHSLDMWHGAKNLAKKNRCSCQDKGTVGSTTMAKGHCKSLLVVLQKSRKL from the exons ATGGATGAAACCACTTCAAAGCGACCAATATCACCGCCAGAGTTAGCTTCtggtaagaagaaaaaagtacgcTACGAGTCACAAAAGCTATATGACAAGAAGCGTGGGAAAACTAGAATAAATATCGGCGTCGCCTTCACGCGCTGGAGACAGCTTCGTAACAACAAAGGACTGAAGTCTGACGCAGAGTTGGCAACATTTCTTCTCGACCG atttgAAAAAGGTCCTCAAACATCAACGCCAATGAAGAGAGGTGTTTGGCACGCAGACACCATATCAAGCATTGCATCAAGTGATACAGACGA GCAAGGAGACAAGGCAACATCGGAACTTGCAAAAGCAGACACAACAAAGCCTCATGGATTGGCTGAACTTGAATGGAG CCTAACTGAGATGAGCATTGATGATGAACAACATGTTGATGAAGGAGCCATCAATGATCTGAGAAATAGCGT AATTGACTGGGCTGGTGACGCTCCCCTTGAAAGGCCTATACAAACGGAGGAAATGGACATCGGAGATGAAGAGGATATGCCCTCACTTTCTATCAA ATTCGGAGGCGCTTTGAATCAGGTTCCATCCCTCGACAAACTTCCAGTAATTGGTTTGGATGAGACGGTGCATGACTTGATCCCAGAACTGGATCCTGTTCCAGAGACGTGCACATACAGTGACTCGGCATGTGATCTCAGGCTCCCCCAAGTAAAGACGGCAGAACATATTGTAGGAGCTAAAGCGTCCATCATTTATGAGGAATGCTTGAGGCACCTGGCTTCTTTTGTAACTTTGCCAGTTCAAAAGTGTGCCAAATTGAAAGAGACGGGTGAAGTATGTCAGCAGTGCCCACCATACAGAGTCCACATCAAAGAGAGAGGCACAGCAAGTGTTTTAGAATGG aTCTGTGCTGATGGACATCTTGTGTGGCAATGGGTTTCACAGCCTGTAATGAAATTTGGGATGCAGGCTGGTGACTTCATGCTTTCAACAAACATCTTGTTGTCTGGAAACAATTACAACAAAGTAGCACTACTCTTCAAGTTCATGAACATGGGAATGGTTGGAAGAGGAACATTCTTTTCCATCCAAGACACATACTGTGTCGACACAGTTAAAAGTTACTGGATGCAGAAAAGGGCTGAAGCCATAGCtaaactgcagagaaaagatGTTGTGGTCCTTG CTGACGGGAGGAATGACACTCCAGGACATTGTGCACAATACTGCAGTTACACTGCAATGGAGAATGATACACGGGAGATCATCAGTGTTGTAACTGTAGATAAGAGACAGACCGACAGAAGATCAACTGTTATGGAAAAGGAGGCCTTCATTCGAACAGTTGATCAGCTTATGGCTGAGGTGAAGCTGGTGGAAATCTGTACAGATGCCCACTCACAGATTAGTGCTGTCATGG ATCCTGAAAAGGGGAGGTATAAGGGACATGGAATAAATCACAGTCTTGACATGTGGCATGGAGCTAAAAACCTGGCCAAAAAAAATCGCTGCA GCTGCCAAGATAAAGGAACAGTCGGCTCTACTACTATGGCTAAAGGACATTGTAAATCACTTTTGGTGGTGTtgcaaaaaagcagaaaactttGA
- the apoea gene encoding apolipoprotein Ea → MKVLAVILALAVFSGCHARSVPLEDWKETWEVTVDKFKDYVTDLNTRADEMVKDIKSSQISRELDTLIQDSMSELTMYKDDLQTKLAPYTQEAAERLGKDLQLLTDKLRGHMNEAREQAEAYAQELQTMMEQNADDVRVRVSTYTRKLRKRLHKDTQEIKSHVADYVEALQARTMDNVEGVRMRLDPYVTQVRDNAQAKISTLNDLLQSQVESIKTKIQGVAEDIRERFEDTAEDLKSTLEEKIVELHKWFQPYVNIIRESL, encoded by the exons ATGAAGGTGTTGGCAGTAATCCTCGCTCTGGCAGTCTTCTCAG GCTGCCATGCACGAAGCGTTCCTCTGGAAGACTGGAAGGAGACATGGGAGGTGACGGTTGACAAGTTTAAGGATTACGTCACAGACCTGAACACAAGGGCCGACGAGATGGTGAAGGACATCAAGAGCTCCCAGATCAGCAGAGAGCTGGA CACCCTGATCCAGGACAGCATGTCGGAGCTGACCATGTACAAGGACGACCTGCAGACCAAGCTGGCCCCCTACACCCAGGAGGCCGCGGAGCGTCTGGGAAAAGACCTGCAGCTGCTGACCGACAAGCTGCGAGGTCACATGAACGAGGCCCGCGAGCAGGCGGAGGCTTACGCCCAGGAGCTGCAGACCATGATGGAGCAGAACGCCGACGACGTCAGGGTCCGAGTCTCCACCTACACCCGCAAGCTGAGGAAACGCCTCCACAAAGACACCCAGGAGATCAAGAG TCATGTTGCTGACTACGTTGAGGCGCTCCAGGCCCGTACCATGGACAACGTGGAGGGAGTGAGGATGAGACTGGACCCGTACGTCACTCAGGTGCGAGACAACGCCCAGGCCAAGATCTCCACCCTGAACGATCTGCTGCAGTCGCAGGTGGAGAGCATCAAAACCAAGATCCAGGGGGTGGCTGAGGACATCAGGGAGCGCTTCGAGGACACCGCCGAGGACCTGAAGTCCACTCTGGAAGAGAAGATAGTCGAGCTGCACAAGTGGTTCCAGCCCTACGTCAACATAATCAGAGAGAGCCTGTGA